A segment of the Peptoclostridium acidaminophilum DSM 3953 genome:
CTGATAAAACCGTATAAGACTAATGAGCAGCTTGCTTGCTAGGCTTTGCATCTGACTTGCTCCTTCCAATCTCAATAGCGGCTTTTTTGAACAGGCTCTTCATTGCTTTTTCAATTGAGGCATAATCGGCATCCTTGGCCGCAACCCTGGATATGAAAATTATATCATATCCAGAACATATATTACAGCAATTAAGCCTGAAGCTCTCTCTCATCAGC
Coding sequences within it:
- the rnpA gene encoding ribonuclease P protein component is translated as MQFKNGIGLKKNQDFKNVYSKGKSHANRLLVIYVLKNKLATNRVGFSVSKKVGNSVVRNRVRRLMRESFRLNCCNICSGYDIIFISRVAAKDADYASIEKAMKSLFKKAAIEIGRSKSDAKPSKQAAH